The DNA sequence AGTAGTGTTTTCCAAAAACGTGCATACTTTTCtgctacacactcaaaagtatCTACTTTTTCTTTGCGAAAAAAGCATATACTTTTAGGATGTAGTACAAGTAGGCACATTGGGATGCAGGGATAGTCTAGCTCCGGTTCACACTCCAgtacagtaggtggcggtaatgcaccatTGAATTTGGATGTCAACCGCCATTAAACATCAAggaagatgaagaagaagaagagtaCAACCTACAGTGGCTGAAACGTGGCCTTGCCCGTGTGCTCAAACTTGTCTTTATTGAGAAACTTCTGTTTTATGCTCAACTGAAAAAAGATTTTGTTGCCATGTGCCAAATTTCCGAGCCCTTGTTGAGATACTTGTGTTTTATGCTCAActgaaaaaatactttttgttctCTGCAAGACTATGGTGCTTGATATGGAGACTGTGGAGGAAGTTTATAATTTCCTTTTGTTCACCAAGATCTTTATCTCATCATTTGCCCGTCACCTTATTTATAAAAGGTATAAATCACGAGGCATAAATCAATCAGAGTCATTTACTGAATGCAAAAATCATCTTTAATATTCAATAAGAAAATTTTAAGCACAACATCTCAAATCATTTCCACCTTTTCAGGACACTTACAccaaatcaaaacaaacaaaaaaacacgtAAAGGTAGAATCCAAATTAGGTCACTGTCCATCGATGATGAATGAAGAGTAAGAGAGTGAATAAAGTCTTATCTGATTTCCTTATCAAAAAATCCAACACAGTTGTCAGTCTTAATCCATATGCCTGTTGTAATCAATACCCAAGTTCACAGCAACCTGGAAGATCTGTACAAGACTTTGTATATGTATAGCAGCTTTTGGGCTTGGTTAAACCTGAGACTGTTATAATGTAATGAAGATAATTCGGCAAATAACTGCAATTGCAGGTTTCAACACAGAGATGGCTACAAAGAGCCATTTTACATCCAagtctacattttaatattagaaaaCAGTATTAGATGCCAGATATTAGCCTATTTGTTAAGACTCTGGATCATCAATTTTTAGAATAGAGATCATGGTTCTCCCAAGATTCAGAAGCAAAACAttagacaaatacaaaataatatgaaGGCTAATTCACTTAGgtttcttacaaaatgttttatttaaaatgtgtaaaatgttataaatgagccaattaaaataaaaatattgtaaaaattattttaaatatatgaacttGTTTCGTTTTCGAATTAATCTCTTGAttgaatgaattatacattagaTACATTTTAACAGTCACTGTTCGCTACCTTCTGgcataatgtaacatttataatcGGGGCAGCGCCACAGAATTTTAAACGCTGGTGCTCAGGGGGTGCTAGATCAATGACGGGGAGCTGGGCAATAGTAAATATTGTTGTGCCCATTTTCGACCccctgccaaattattaccccTCTCGTTGAAATCGCTATctgattgcctaatcctaaaccctcccccacacctaaccctaaaccctcccccacacctaaccctaaacctaccaatactaggggggtaataatttggcagggGGTCAGAATTGTGCACAACACCGGCGTTTGCAGCCGACACTAACTGAGAAAGCACTagtttagtaataaataattaaaatgtcttctttttccccgatgcattcataattattacttttgcTGGTGCTTTGCAGCAAGCTTTATGCGCACGCTTGAGCACGGAATGTAGCTAAATGCTTATTAGAAGATGGTTTAGtaggttattatattaatctgtttaatataaacattcaaCTAGTTTACTAGAAAATCCATAGTCGGGGGCTGGCCTAGCCTACTTGGCACAAGGaatccattttttaaataaaatgctgtgacATTACGAAATGTGCGACTGCAAATCACGTCACGTAGTATTTCATTGCATGTGTAAGTagacacattttttttgtattatttaatctttCTTAAACTATGGGGGTGCTTTGGTCTTTTTAGGGGTGCTGGAGCACCTGCTAGCCCCTCCCTAGCTCTGCCCATTACAATCATTTGAAGCGTAACATCAGTTCCAACAGTCAGTTTCTCATTTTGAACGCGGCTGCTGCAACATCAGAGTCTATATCCggactataaacttttatcccaatactttcattattatttaaagtttgCAACACAGAAATGTAGCCTCATGTGTAGACTGTTTGTAAAGCTGTTTCAAACATAAAGTTTATGATGAGCGCTGCTCTCTCTGGATCAGCGGCTGCGCAAAAGCAGGTTTAAATATTCCGATGTGATTTCAATGGTTTAATAGACATGGTCTCATCGACATAGCAATAAGATTGAGtgtgtttgaatcgagatcgcaatcttttaatgagtaatccatatgagcctgtagcctatttatttttgtatgtcatAATTTGTACCAGACCTCAAAAGTTAAAAGACAAAAttaaaagacagaaaaacaatCCAATATAACAAAACACCcaataatacaataaacagTGAACCAAAATataccttcaaaaaaaaaaattatatttacaaattatacaCAAACGTAAAGGATTAAAGACAATAAAGTGAGGGACAAGAGCGGTGCTAAAGAAAAGAAATCaataaaacataaacacaaacactaaCTAGCACCAATCAAAATCTAAGCTAAACAAAAGAAACCAAGAAAAATTACATGTTCAGCGTAGAACGCCACTAACTACACTGActaataaacataaatacataagtTGACACTGCTTATAATCTAGTGTGCTTAAACAACTTTACACTACGTGCTGTAAGTCACATGACATGCTGAATTGGTCCCATCACTGTTTGTCGAGGAAGGACTTGAGTAAACTCGGGTAAGCCGAGAGCTGAATCATGACATAAACTAAGTAAAACAGCATATGAAAAGTAaagttccacaagagaaaactCTTAACACACAATAACTCAGATTCAGAAAGCAAACAATAACTCGGAATCAGAGAGCAAACAAAGGAAAAGCAAACGCTTTTGTCATATCCGGCCTTTATATGCACCCACTAAGGTCTGATTGGTCCTCAAGGTGGCACATAGACTCAATAACTGACAGGAACATCATCCAAAATCACAGAACCTGTGAGACAAGATAGTGAAGCAAGAGAACAATACGTGACGTAACAGTACATGTACGTGAAACGTAGCGGGAGGGGCACTTCATTGAAAGTGAACTTCTGGCATGTGTGCAAGGTTTCATGAGTTTTTgagcatgtttaggccctcaaaaatgtgattcattttggagaagaagaagaagaagaagaaaaaaaaataaactgagCAATTCCAAGATGGGCCTTGCACCGCGGTGCTCAGGCCCTAATTAGAGCCAGTCTTCTTGCaaatttgtcttttgttttcttaagcTCATCCATGAAGTTCTGTTGCTGATGAATGACTTTCCTCATTTCAACAATGAATTTCCCAGCTTTTGACTCCATCTCACTTTCACTTATTTGGTGATTTCCTGATAGTTTGTTCAGATCATCAAGTGTCTTGTTATCTTCAATAACTGAGAGAATGTCGAACACAAGGCTAATCCCAGCAAAAACTCCTGTAAGGGTTGTAGTCAGACGCACAGTTTTAGACGCCTGTGCAGCCACTTCACCAATGTCATCTATCCGCATGAAGCATAATATTTCACTGGCACCAGCAGCACATTTAATAAAACCCCTGATATCATCCTCTGGTTTATTAAGGTGTCTCAGTATTTCATTATAATGTTCACAAATGACATTCAGAATATCAGTCATAGGTTTGATTTTGTTCTGAAATTCTTCAAGTCCATTTTTGACgttttgtattaatttcttctgCTGGTGCATTTTCATGAAGTTTACGAGTCCACTACCAACTCCACCACCGAAGGCCATTATTGACCCTACGCCTGCGACAGCAACAGAAGCCCCCAGAGTAAATGGAGCTAAAGCTAATCCTGCAATGGTGGTGACCCCTCCAGCTATTCCCACTATTCCTCCACCAATAGTGACTGCAGTACACCGTCTCAAAtctttttcaaatgtattaatGAGATGATTCAGCGCCTGTATGCACTCCTGGAGCTCATGGTAATGTCTCTCATAGAGTGCAATGAATTCCTCTTGGAGACCAATAACATCAGATCTGAAGAGAGcataaaaattaagaatttattaaTCTATATTGTACaatttgtaatgcattttttaaatgaattagcATATATGGTACTTATTATATGTTGATGGAACTGTGTTTCATTAGTTTATTTTGATTCTATAtgctaataaaataatcaaatttttGTTTAAGCAACCAGTTATTCTGGTCCACTGAATGAAGTGAGTATAATGCATAAGAACTCTCTTACAGCATATCAGGAGGTTCATCCTTGCTGTTGCGTCGGCGGCGATGTGTGGATGACGCCATTGTTGCTGTGATTaagaaaatacaaatgaataaattatctgtttaaatttattatactttcacataatatatatatatcaaaacaatTCTGAGGTTCTTGATCAAATAACAAtacttgtttgtatttttattccaacttattctttttcaaaaatatgtttttgtgtttccaCCATTAACAGGGGGTCCGCGGGGtcttaaaaagtattaaaagttTATCAATCTTTTTAGAGAAAATTAAGGccctttaaaaagtattaaaaagtcttaaatgcCATTTTCcaagatattaaaataatcttttcattatttcattattctTTTCATTATTTGTCGAAAGGTTGAATGCTAAAGTTTTCCTGAATTGAATCACTGCATAGGTGAATAGTGGGATTCTGTGTAGTTTATGTATGAAATCCCGCTAGATTTGACGTTATTGTTACTGCGCTCACTGACTGACTGCTGCGTGACAGCGCAGGTTCCTTTACGCCCGTTGTTAAACAACATCGTTAACTAATGGGGAAATGCAAGTTTTCGTGCAAATGGTTGGAGGATAATAAACTATGGCTGAGGGCTTTCTCTGATATATAACctgatatataatataacatattactTCGCTAGTTTTAGATGAAAGTTTTTGTCTTCTGTGTAAAAGCTTTCCTAggatatatttttgtaataaaacaatTCTTTCATGAACGTGGTACTGACAACAGCTTAACATTATTTACCTTAGTCTACCTTTAGGGTCTTTGCTATTATATTCCAATATCATTATGCCTCAATTAGCTAGTTATAGATTAAGAGCTGTTGTTATTTATGTACAGATGGCTTGCTGCTGTGTATGATaatttgttgttaaaataacattctgTTCTGTAAATGCATTGTCTGCTGGTTTATTTAGCTACTATTAAGTATGCCACTCAGTACTGTAAGACTTTGACTGTTAAAGTTAATTAACACCTGTCCACTGTTGTGGGTTTGCTactgttacaattaaaaatcGTAGAAGGGTAAAAACATCGGTATGTTGTAAGCAACACAGctacaacaaataaaactgataaCGGTTGTGTTTGAGTTATAGTGTGTGAATAATcaagcattgataataatcacaCGTATTGGCGGCACTGAGGGCCCCCCAAATAAAATTCTGCTTAGGACCCCATAAAAGCCCTGGGTCTAATTCTTGTTTctgttttctctttctattAACCTTGCATTTGGATAGTCACtcaattaatttttcttttgcttcGTTCCCACCCTCCTGAGTTATGTTGCATTGATAAGAAGTTATCACAAACTAAGACTGTTTAGCTGTGCTATCTTACAATCAATATATAGGTAAAAAGGTATTGAATTTAACTCAGTGATTACTGTATATACTCTGATTAAAGAaccacaaatatattataatcTTTTCAAAAGAAACAGAAATCAGTCTTTTGAGTAATAGTGCACACTACTTAAGGAAGTAGCCTAAACTTTCTGTGAAGTTTTACAGAAAAACTGATAGTCGCTGCTGCTTACGTGAGTGCTGTTAAGTCTGTattgtgtattatatatttgcCTTTATAGTGATATTTTGAACCATTCTCCTTCAACAAACAACAGTGTGGTCAAAAATACTCACATTATGGCTGATAACAGGGCACCCATCGGCTCAACATCTATGTGATCTCTGTAGAATTCATGCAGAAGATATTAACAAGcaatttttccttttctttgaGAAATATTTTCCAGGTACGCAATCCTTCTAGTAATGTTATGCAGAGAAAACGATCTTCTGAGTGTAATTTGTTGTGCTAAAGTACAACTGTACTGGACTTTATCTCGATCATATAACTTTGAGGATGGGTAGCAAGTCAAAGTCTTTGTGTCACATACACACTGCATGTGACAGAATCTATAAAACCTCACATAGTTTAATTCTTCTAATTTTATGAAgaaccaaatatatatatatttttttacatgaatCTCAAGCTTAGGAATTCATAATCAACAGAAACCCAGCAGAACAAATCCACTCAGATTTGTTGAGCAGATACTGTATGTTAGTGGAAGGTTATGCAAAGATGGTATATTTATGCTGGAATGGACTCTGTGCTTGAGAACATTTACAGCCctgttaatatttaaacatcttttatgtttGCAGCTCATATTTATTACTCAGCAGATATTTAGATTCTCATTTGGTTCTTAGTGAAGTTTAACTTTAGAACTTTTGTGAAAGCGAAAGGATTTGTGAAGACCGTATAATGTTTCAGACTGACCTTTGAACCTTTGACCTTTTTCCCACCTCTTATTctgatttgaatgtttttgggggtttgtttttgcatgtttgtcacttTCATTGTGCTGTTGTCccctgtgttttattttgaaatgtatgtttgttgtttgtgtCCTCTTGTTGCTCTTGTGCTTCAGCCACAGCTTCGTCGTGTTTGTTGTCTCAGTGTGTTTGAATAAGCTGGTATTTTGGTGATTTTTACTGGATCTACAAAAGCCGAGAAATCACAGGTTTAGAGAATCACATTAACTACTGACATGATTCACTAACTACAAACGCAATACTGTCTTCATCTTCAACACTATAACAACATTTCAAGCATCAGTTACATCAAACTAGTAAATTAGCGCTCAAAGAACCATACGCAACCTTTGCTTACTTTCATTTACACTATGAGAAAGACTAAACCAGTTttacggaaaaaaaaaaagccactgAAGTCTGTATGAAATCAAATATGACCCTATGTCCTACCTATTGCCAGTGTTTTCAGGTTTTCTGGAAGGACATCTGAAGCCTTGGGTTCTTTCTTTGCAAAGAGTAAAATTCGGTCAGTGATGACAGGAGCCCAGAATTCATAAAGGTCAGGGAATACAACTCTAAAGTCCTGCGATATCTAAAACATTAAGTCGTTATTAATATATGGTAGACTGCAACGAAAGAGTGAATAAGCTGAAgcattttagttaaattaatGTAGGATTTCTGCTAGAGGCAAAGACAACCCTTCAGAAAATTCTGTATACTGCACATCATTATACTCACCATTCCAGGAAAGTCATGAAGTTTTGGATATTCTCTATTGATTTCCTCCATAGTTTTTGTTCCAGAAGATCGAATCCATGCAGCCCGATGAGGTGCTGTACGTTTCATGAACTCCTCAACTTGACTGTTGTTCTTTAGCCACTCAATCAGTGTGTGAATGTCAGCCAAAAACAACTCAGACTCTGTTAAAACATTAacatgagatttaaaaaaaaaaaaatgaagagagACACggaaaataaaaagacattcaGACAATATACAGCTGGAATACTCAAGGATCttagttgagaaccactgcgcATATTTATTCCAATTCGCCTACTTATATGACAGGTTGTTGGGTGTGCCATGGAAAATGatcattattatatttcattattattactttaaatCATTgggttttacaaatatttaaccagaggtggacagtaatgaagtaaatttacttgagtattgtacttaagtacactttttgagtatctgtactttacttgagtattattttttctggaaacttgcgactttaacttcactacatttgaaagacaaatatcgtactttttactcaactacatttatataaaggtcccaaagtagaaagtcgttatataCAGCAGTTTTTACAgcgtgtgcattttcagattcactgaaccctttttcTTCGAAAATCCGGCCTccgatctgccaggaccttcctgtgttgccaagtcttacagtatttctaagcctgcagttttttacacaaatctggcaacctcgggatcttcTCCACTAAACTATTGTAAATGTCCGCGCTACTGCAtagctaaaagcgctctaaaaaggTATGTTTTAACTctttaaagccctttggaaaattaaccatgtttttactatagtaaccacaactatggtatttgcagtaaaatcacaggatccacaaatttaccattatctcactatagtaaccatacttatgctatttgtagtaaaacttcagtaaccataaatttaccatagtttcattgtaactatagtttaatttttgtttaatttatatacttccctgaccagtaaaaactggtcagggaagtatataaatctgaacattattttattgtcaaaacactgcacataaatacatatattttttgcaaacaaatgatcaaaaagtaggctaaatgaaaactttagaaTCTAAACTAggaatcaataagaatttaaatcaataagcagaatcagaatggataaaattcaaacaatgcccaaccctagccacatgctgtgaagttcactgatttctgagcattttatgaacactgatcagttgatggcaaaattgaaAAATACGATTCTTTGGTGCAACCTGCACAcccatggccatactgagagaatatgatccagttttctgaagagactaaagatttgttttcttttcagtgtttgctttgcttgcctaaaatgaaccatatcatagtcttcaatatctctttgaaaaagaactttgaactcattttaatacttgtttaaaagttacaatgTAGTTGTAGTTAAaaggagtgttaaataaaataaaaaaaaatgatgattatattcattcagttgttccatttcaataggttttgtaacataaaagctcttaattccaaagataatacaagctaatcagtgtattcagtaggttgcctTAGTAGCATaaggtattgtaagtatacaacaatgcgacaataaacaatgcatttactttttacttttgatactcaagtatttttaaaaacatgtacttccgtacttttacttaagtaaaaatctatctttacaactttcacttgtagtggagtagtatttgaccagtggtatctgtactttcactcaagtaaggaagttgtgtactttgtccaccTCTGtatttaaccaatgaaaagcaGTCAAAAGAGCATGTGACTAAACCTCCTAACACCATTGGATTCTCAaattgtcagtcaaacctcataacTCCACCCTGCCTCCATTCAGAATAAGTGCCGCGACATGCAGTTTGAAGACAGACGTCTACTTCTTTgcaatgcaagggtaaataaagaactgatgtttgaataagtacagcgttTCCTTTACTCAAGAAACGCTGTCTATAAAGGCTAATGAAGAATCTTAGCATTTGCTGTCTAGTTGTAGCCAATAcacttttgtacattttaaatatcctTCTGTAAAGAAAGCCCACTGAGGCGAGAGCGTAGTGAATCCAAGTGCAGATTTATTTACAAAGGTGATATCCAAAGTACAAACACACGAAGACTCGTCATGAACAGActagacttgacttgacttgactaaaaCACTCACCGACAGCAGGTTAAATACATTCAATACACGACAGGGAACAAGGCAATGACATGACTACTTATAACAAACAATgagggtcacatgacatgaaCAAACCAATGGGGACAAGACACATGACTTATGACAACCAATCAAAACATGACACAATGAACAAGGGAACCAATAGCATGAAGACATGAGGGAAGGGGAAGCATGACACAAACAGGAACCGTGAcgaaacttcaaaataaaagacatggaaaacaagaacatgaaaCAGAACCCAAAACAGACCTTACACCTGTACATAGCGGCGTCTTTtatatcgtgagattttggccaaattcttattattattattagtggtgcttgccaaaggcaaggcatcactattgttatcttgcatacttattattagtggtgcttgccaaaggcaaggcatcactattgttctcttgcatacttattagtggtgcttgccaaaggcaaggcatcactattgttctcttgcatacttattattaagttggcttgagaaagccaacttactgaaatccgtcttaaacttattattattattctttttctgagactaaaatttctgactgctactcctcctagagctttaactctacaaacttcaaactcagcccagatcttcagactggtctgactcgagttgctatatcttttctaactgatccgacttacggttttcataaaaattaagattaaaaatcataaaaatcccatagacttacattgacgaaatgttcagatgagccaagaccTTGCcagctccaactgtcaaaatttaaatctaaacacactgaagcccattagactcaatcagacttcccttctatgtactatttctaacccattcaaactcatctatctctctctatctatcctagcgaaatgctaatcatgctaatgactggctagtcacttgctaatcatgctacaaacatgctagtaacatgttaatcatgctagaaacatgttagcgacatgctagtcacttgctaatcatgctagcaacatgctagtaacatgctaatcatgctagaaacatgctaagaacttgttaatcatgctagcaacatgctagtcacttgctaatcatgataacaacatgctagtaacatgctaatcatggtAGAAAAATTCTAGCgtcatgctagtcacttgttagtcatgctagcaacatgctagtggcATGTTattcatgctagaaacatgctagcgacatgctagtaacttgctaataatgctagcaacatgctagtcgcatgctaatcatgctagcaacatgctagtaacatgctaatcatgctagcaacatgctagtaacatgctaatcatgctagaaacatgttaatcatgctagaaacatgttagcgacatgctagtcacttgttaatcatgctagcaacatgctagtaacatgctaatcatgctagaaacatgctagcgacttgctagtcacttgctaatcatgataacaacatgctagtaacttgctaataatgctagcaacatgctagtaacatgttaatcatgctagaaacatgttagcgacatgctagtaacatgctaatcatggtAGAAAAATTCTAGCgtcatgctagtcacttgctagtcatgctagcaacatgctagtggcATGTTattcatgctagaaacatgctagcgacatgctagtaacttgctaataatgctagcaacatgctagtcgcatgctaatcatgctagaaacatgctagcgacatgctaataatgctagcaacatgctagtaacatgctaatcatgctagaaacatgttaatcatgctagaaacatgttagcgacatgctagtcacttgttaatcatgctagcaacatgctagtaacatgctaatcatgctagaaacatgctagcgacatgctagtcacttgctaatcatgataacaacatgctagtaacttgctaataatgctagcaacatgctagtaacatgctaatcatgctacaaacatgctagtaacatgctaatcatgctagaaacatgctaagaacttgttaatcatgctagaaacatgctagcgacatgctagtaacatgttaatcatgctagcaacatgctagtggcATGTTattcatgctagaaacatgctagcgacatgctagtaacttgctaataatgctagcaacatgctagtcgcatgctaatcatgctagaaacatgctagcgacatgctaataatgctagcaacaatgttaatcatgctagaaacatgctaagaacttgttaatcatgctagaaacatgctagcgacatgctagtcacttgctaatcatgctaataaCATTCtagtaacaccttagcaaccactccaggtaccctagcaaccgcatagcaacaccctagcaaccaccccgggtaccttagcaaccacctagtaaccaccccgggtaccctagcaaccgtctagcaacaccctagcaaccacccgaagtaccctagcaaccgcatagcaataccttagcaactgcccCAGGAGCCttagcaacagcatagcaacaccttagcaaccacacttggtaccttag is a window from the Onychostoma macrolepis isolate SWU-2019 chromosome 03, ASM1243209v1, whole genome shotgun sequence genome containing:
- the LOC131537585 gene encoding apolipoprotein L3-like, with translation MASSTHRRRRNSKDEPPDMLSDVIGLQEEFIALYERHYHELQECIQALNHLINTFEKDLRRCTAVTIGGGIVGIAGGVTTIAGLALAPFTLGASVAVAGVGSIMAFGGGVGSGLVNFMKMHQQKKLIQNVKNGLEEFQNKIKPMTDILNVICEHYNEILRHLNKPEDDIRGFIKCAAGASEILCFMRIDDIGEVAAQASKTVRLTTTLTGVFAGISLVFDILSVIEDNKTLDDLNKLSGNHQISESEMESKAGKFIVEMRKVIHQQQNFMDELKKTKDKFARRLALIRA